The sequence below is a genomic window from Lycium ferocissimum isolate CSIRO_LF1 chromosome 9, AGI_CSIRO_Lferr_CH_V1, whole genome shotgun sequence.
TCTTTGTCTGCTGATAATTGTTAATTAACAGCATATATATCCTCAAAATCAAAATAGCAGCTTTCTCAATTAGTAAAGTGAAATTTTGCTCTTGAATTCCCCTCTTATGATCCCCATTTATtttgtttctccttttttggtGATTTAAGTACTCATGTCAACAAAATTATAAAACCAGAATGTTATGTCAATAAAAAAGACGGCGTAAGTAGATGctagtaagaaaaagaaaagcttcTATAAATTAAGGAATGTACGTCGTTAATGCAAAAAGCATTTTTGTCACTACGAGGTTATCAAAGGATATTTACatgtaattttcataaaatatgaGATTCGTAATCTTAAAATAAGACATGTATGATGTACATGCTATAACAGAGAAAAGTGATACGATGGTGTAAAAATTCCTTACACTAAtgatatatataacttaaactcaacAATTCACATGTACTAACACATTACACATTTAACTTTGATATTAATGTATAAATCATCTCGTATAAGAgtaaattaaagaaaaactaTATACTACATCACATAAATAATTTGGAGATCGAGAAATAGTActtgttggaagttggaactTATATCCTGTCAGATTGATTGTCGTGCCTAGTCCTTAGTTAAATGTCCAACTGATATATTTCTTTCATTGCAGGTTAGACACAAAAAGATTTTTGTATACATCCATGATGTGATCTGATTAAACATGGGAATTGGGAAGTAATCATCTATCTGCCCAAGAAGAAGGATATATCCATTCTTATGATGTGAGCTATATATGTCAAATATTTGCATGTGTTTAAGTTTGATCCATCAAAGCCTGGCTATCTAGTCTTGACACATCAAACAGACAATTGAAACATTGACACAAATAGTGCTATgattacatatttgaaaattggCAAAATAGCTGCTTCTTTATAATTTGTAATTCAAAGATTCCTTTAGTAGATAGGTTAGATTTGATCGGATCACGATAAAGAGTCATATATACAATCACtattacataaaataaaataaaaaatattagctacaaaatttataGTAGCTAAGTTAATTCGAAGCTAACAAAATCCTTCGATAATTTATTACTAATACGTCATTAAACAAAATCAGCAACAACTTTTTACTGTTTTTTTAATAGAAATCATTCAtcgttattttcttttttatttggtataatttttttcaaaccatACGTGTGAATTCGATTTTCACTAGCTTTTAGTagtctctttcctttttggcTAATTATTAGTAGCTATATCCACTTATTGGAAAGCTAATTAAGAGTTATAGTTTTCTTGGTTTAAGAGTAGACAAACTAACAAGGGAAACACACCATATCTTAGCAACTAGCAAATTCTGGGATACTGTTGAAATAGAACAAAGAAAGAGATCACTTTTTACACTTTCGTCCAATTTCAATGAGTTGTCATGTTGGGATATTATTCATTTGGAAGTTTCTTTTCATGCAACTAGAATAGATGGAGTCCCTTTTCTTATGACAATAGTTTTGTCATCCtcttacccccacccccaaaccaaataaaaatggactccttaaaaattaagctttttttgTTATATGTATCCACATTTCactaaaataacaaaatatattgaaataaATGATTTAGTTAATTTGTATACACAGAAAGCACTATATAGAGTCACGACTTTCACTAAGAggatttaaaatataaagaagtaaactcATTGAAAAGTTAAGGAgattcaacatctattatatatatacacaaaaactAATGACCTTGTATGTACAATGTAACATTCCGACAAAGGAAAGTCAAATGAATACAGATAGTTCCGACCATGTACACGGACAATGTAAgctttcttattttttgcaCTATCAGTGAAATTTTACATATAATAATAGGTTAGTTATCATtttttgtgcatatatattatcaatatttagtgtttatcaaaaaaattatctgtAAGTACTTAATAGTTAACtaattgtataatatatgtttttACTATTAATTAATGCATAAAAATTAAACTAGAGAAAAGCTCAAAGTCTCAATAAAATAGTATTACCATGTTCAAGAAACTTTTTCGTGGTCCTCTAGACTTGGACCTTTTCTCgttgtatgtgtatatatataaaccaaACTTACATTTGTTATCTCTCACCATTCAACTGTAACATATCTTgaagattttgaagttagaaACAAACAGAAACTCACTACTTCTTCTACATATTCCTTAACTTAAGAGAGTTCCAATTCAGTTCAGCTTTTTACAATTCATTCGCATATTGTCTAAAAAACTTTTATACCCATTCTTGATATGAGGCAAGTTCTACTACTTTtatttctactttatttatccACTCTAATCCATGAAGCACAAGGAAGACACTTGAAGAAAGGACAGTACTTCTCAGCTACTATTCATAAATTACAGGTGaggatatatataaatatacaacttttttttttttttttttggaattttagtGCTAATATTTCTCCAAATCTGTGACCATTTCATCTAAAAACTTAAATACCTCCCTTCATGTGTAGGGctcaatacttttttttttatgattcaaACATGTAAAGAAAAGATACTATCTTTCTGATTTTATACTCAAGTATAACGGGACTAAGAGAGTGCCAAGAAACAACCCTCGATCGGTTATCCGactcaagatttttttttttttttttttaaaatatgtgaaATTTGAACTCATGATATCTTGTCTGTCTTAATTAATGCCACGTTGAATCGTGTGAGTCGAGGGCGGAGCCAATATTATGGTTACGGGTTTGGCAGACCCAATAGATTAAGCACAAATCCTGCATTTGtgttgaatatgtgaaataATATCTATCAAGAACCAACCAGCAAAAGAAAATTGTGATTCATAACCTATAGATTAAAAATCCTGGCTCTGCCTTTGCTTGCGACTATCCCATCTAAAAGAGTAGGAGAAATTGTACTTTTAACTTAATTATATCATACGtcttaataatattttctttttgactGTGCAGGAAAAGATTTTGACAGGAAGTAGTAAAGGAGGTTTTGGAGAAGTTAGTACTCTTTGCAAAGATGACCATTGTTCATCATCATTGGCTACAAAAAGAAGACTTTCAAGAGTAGCCAAGAAACCACACCATTGGTTACCAAGTATTCATGAAGATTATTATGGGCCAAGAGGACATAGACCTAGACACCATTAGCTTTACAAGAATAGATTTCTTTATACTAGCTAGCAAATTTAATTTCcctatttttgttttcttgataaACTTAACAATTATTCTTAGGGATTTTAATTAGGGGGATTTAGAAACGATTGAAATCCATATTGTCCATGTATTCTACAAAGCTATTTTGTAGCTTCTCCCTAACATTAATTCTTAACTTGTTCAAATTGCTTCTTTAAATTCAATGGATTTTTcattatgtttatttatttgtatGGTTTTGATCTACTGTTTGCAGGAAGAAATaggaaaattatgaaaaaaaaccATATATATTTCTAATTCTACCACAACCACAATAAAGGCAGGTTTCACTTAAGAAAATGTtcgagtaattaatactataaaATAAGTTTTGGTCTATTGGTAAGAGCGTAACGCATGATGTTTGAATCTTGTCACAGAAATAAATAATGGAGTACTTAAGTGGAGAAGAGGAGTGATGTGATGCAGATCCATTGTTCTTGGGGATTTTTGGTTATAAAGAAATTCACCAGTaatataaaataagaaaagacaATGTCTAAAGATGGtaaatctttttttgtttttgttatttcttaaaatatattcACATTTGCAATAGTTTGAGTGAAAAACttttagatatatataaaaaaggaatAGGAGCAGCTGAGACAGTATGCAGAAATGCTGCCATTCTTTTAGGATTAGCAAGATTttgtacataaatatatcatGTACTATACTCTTATTGAATATATATTGATTGATGATTGAGTCATCATCACTTTGGGTTTTAAGTATCAGGGACGAATCTAAGATAATGTATTTTCTTATGCCTTTGTGTATTTGGGGTGTTATCGTATTACTCACAAGTTTTTGCATCACTTTGTAATTCTTGCAAGTTAATGATTTAGTCGAAGCAAAACTGTTTATCGTGACTCAGTTCCAGATATATCTCATTGtgtaatagtttttttttattttttttatttttttaatcacttATACGAATTAtcttgtatatatacacacataaaccttcatTTCCTATTGTGAAAGTTACTTTAACATTGTTAATCTGTAGGAATTATATCAATATTCACCAACATGACATTTTGGTCAAAAAAGGCTATTAATAGTTAGTTGTATAGAATAGGTAAGATATGAAAGCCACCACCGAATCTGTGAAATAAAACCTAAAAGCCAAAAAGCcacaaaagaaattaattatttagtaactttttttttttttatgatattcTAGCTTCATAAATTTTGTTATAGATACCCAAAATAATTGGACAAAATTAGGCCACGTCAAGTTCCATAAACTGCATTTTCCACCATTCACCCCAATTTCATGCAACAAAAGAGATTCTTGTAGCATTTAATGGATTGAATAAATTCCCATAGCAAAAGGAAATTTCTTAATTTGGCTTAGGCTTTGGCTCCTGATATGacattttcccttcaaatgagATGCACTTGTAACTGCAAAAGTTAATAATCAACATCTAATCCATTTAGTTACTTTCTTGTAAAAAGAATTTAAtgagattttcttttcttttactaGTTGGAGCTCTTTTAGGAAATACCGAAAGAGGAAAGGGAGGAGGATAAAAATTTACCCGTCACACCAATCAATAGATGTATCATGTATGTCATGCATGTGTTTTGTGTTTAAACTTTTTTCACTTACTTATGGTTAGTTAATATATgtttttatttcattaaatCAACTTAATAGGTTGATATGATTTTTCTTAAACATGCAACGCGTCAAAATTTTACTCAGAAGGGGGAATACCTTCTCCAAATgaactaaaaaaattaatttcacgCATTAAGGAAAAGTATACGCGATCAAGCTATAGCAACGTTaaatcaaaagggaaaaaatgatCGTATCATCGATTAAGTCTAACATTATTAGATTCACAAAtccccaaaaaataaaaggaaaagaataatttCAAGATTTAACAAGCTGAAATTTTCGATTCGTGTTTTCTTGGGAAAAAGAAAGagctttcctcttttttttttttttttggttgttgttgttgttgtgttggtcaTATTGAATCTATCAATACAAGTTGTCAACTTTGTTGCTAGTGCTTTTATGACCATACGCAATTCTTGATTCGTGTGGTTATTATTCTCATACGCTTATGGCATGGGCATGATAATAATCCCTCCGGATCAAACAAGAGCAGTtagccttcttcttttttgggtaaaaaaaagTATCTACTTATCcaataaagaaaaagttaatcttattttttcagatttgctttattaagtgttatatgatcaaattccaatacatatttaattaggggcagtttagtcaaattatctaatttttttttaggagttagtattttcttgaagGGTAtacaaatggctaagtggacattcttttttatccggagggagtattaattaacATACAACCCACCCACCCCCCTCTCCACCAAGCACCCATATTTCtagattaaaaaaatacttattcataagcgttaattttatttagaaaaagtATCGAATAATTTAGATAAATTATGCATTTGAAATTACTTAAGATACTGGAGTATAGATCAGTATGTGTACATATTTTAAATCGCGATTAAGGAAAAATTGTTATGATTCCtcacaatgataataatatcattcttttgaaaatggAATGAGTAGAAGGAATCAAGTGTACATATCTTTTCggttttaatttgttatttgttGATACCAATCAAAAGGTTACTAGGTTATGGACCATTGAAATTCTAagaaatctttttatttttcatatttttcaagtttggtttttttttttttaatctcattTGATGTTCGATACTTACTTTAACCCGATTAATCCCGACATAATGGAAAGTCTCACTTTGGAGGGTGAAGCTCTCCAGACCAAAGGCGGTTTCATTCCAGAGCTCGAACTTGAGATATCTAATTAAGGATGGAGGAATACTTACCGCTCCATCAATATCTTTAATTTTTCGTTTCTCTTTCAGTATCTGCATTGGGTCCGACTAAATTTAAATTCGCATTTGAAAGCCTCGAATTCAAGTAAAATGCTCCCTAATAAAGATAACTTTATATCCAAAGCTCGAACACGGGGTATCTgcaaaagaatgaagaaatgcGTTCCGCTCCATCATCTATCTTTAGTGGTTTCATCGAGAATAGGATACTAAAAGTCCTcactatctttttctttttggttcaaaaatctCTGATGTCACTTTCTTGcatcatcaaaagaaaaaataagtatCTTTCCATTTCACACCAAGTAAAATGCATAATTACATCACTTTCCATACACGTGGCCCAATAATAAAATTTCCCGTAGCATATGGAGAAAATCTTTATGTTACATCATATCCAATTGCTTTCACACTGACAATAAGGACTAATTAGCAAAACATTGACTCATAAATCATTATTACTTTGAATAGCGGCAACACTACTTGTCTCC
It includes:
- the LOC132069510 gene encoding uncharacterized protein LOC132069510 — encoded protein: MRQVLLLLFLLYLSTLIHEAQGRHLKKGQYFSATIHKLQEKILTGSSKGGFGEVSTLCKDDHCSSSLATKRRLSRVAKKPHHWLPSIHEDYYGPRGHRPRHH